A single region of the Gasterosteus aculeatus chromosome 1, fGasAcu3.hap1.1, whole genome shotgun sequence genome encodes:
- the pxylp1 gene encoding 2-phosphoxylose phosphatase 1 isoform X1, with translation MGSSVALPGPSSRLKMVSAGAAHLLLFLLSGNLIPVAPTLEELPFQRAGGGGAAAPAKSRKRVFPAPHTEEPDPILEAYSYCNTPNRTEQAWEGHSPADYKLLSVQVMIRHGDRAPLYYIPKTKRPAIDCTLSASRKPSHQLLDSFIRHMAQGGRGHWEPPLGSVPRLPNHSACEMGELTQTGVVQHLRNGQLLHQAYARHRLLPPDWSPRQLWLETTGRSRTLQSGLAFLHGFLPDFDWSKVTARHQRSTLFCDAACDCPARNRHLEEEQRRQYRLRVGDAQLERTYADMAETLGLPTRQLRAANPIDSLLCQLCHDIPFPCAPAGAGGCLTMAQLAVIRRQQLDDGVDRRQAGLYHKYAVLAMYPYLNRTAARMERIARDNGAGRQARGGGEEVFTLSSAHDVTLAPLLSALGLEEPHLPRFAARVVFELWKSPKRRGGGKGAKGKDGEPFIRLLYNGEDVTFHASFCRSHERRAKQPLCPLKNFLSFVRRDMFGTVNATSYQEACYGRRG, from the exons ATGGGCTCCAGTGTTGCGTTGCCCGGACCGAGCAGTCGTCTGAAAATGGTCTCCGCCGGCGCTGCacaccttctcctcttcctcctcagcg GGAACCTGATCCCTGTCGCTCCCACGCTGGAGGAGCTGCCCTTCCAGCGGGCGGGTGGAGGCGGTGCGGCGGCCCCGGCGAAGAGCAGAAAGAGGGTTTTCCCGGCGCCTCACACCGAGGAGCCCGACCCCATATTGGAGGCCTACAGCTACTGCAACACCCCCAACCGCACCGAGCAGGCCTGGGAGG GTCACAGTCCGGCTGACTACAAGCTGCTGTCCGTCCAAGTGATGATTCGCCATGGCGACCGCGCCCCGCTCTACTACATCCCCAAAACCAAGCGACCGGCCATCGACTGCACCCTCTCCGCCAGCAG GAAGCCCTCCCACCAGCTGCTGGACTCCTTCATCCGCCACATGGCCCAGGGGGGCCGCGGCCACTGGGAGCCCCCGCTGGGCTCCGTCCCCCGTCTGCCCAACCACAGCGCCTGCGAGATGGGGGAGCTCACGCAGACGG GTGTGGTGCAACACCTGCGCAACGggcagctcctccaccaggcCTACGCGCGCCACCGCCTCCTCCCGCCCGATTGGTCGCCCCGCCAGCTGTGGCTGGAGACCACGGGCAGGAGCCGCACCCTCCAGAGCGGACTGGCCTTCCTGCACGGCTTCCTGCCGGACTTCGACTGGAGCAAAGTGACGGCGCGCCACCAGCGGAGCACGCTGTTCTGCGACGCCGCCTGCGACTGCCCCGCCCGGAAccgccacctggaggaggagcagaggcggCAGTACCGGCTCCGGGTGGGCGACGCGCAGCTGGAGAGGACTTACGCCGACATGGCGGAGACGTTGGGCCTGCCCACCCGCCAGCTCCGGGCCGCCAACCCCATAGACTCGCTGCTGTGCCAGCTGTGCCACGACATTCCTTTCCCGTGCGCCCCCGCGGGCGCCGGCGGGTGTCTGACGATGGCGCAGTTGGCGGTGATCCGCCGACAGCAGCTGGACGACGGGGTGGATCGGAGACAAGCGGGGCTGTACCACAAGTACGCCGTCCTGGCCATGTACCCGTACCTCAACCGGACCGCCGCCAGGATGGAGCGCATCGCCAGGGACAACGGGGCTGGCCGGCAGGCCCGCGGGGGCGGCGAGGAGGTCTTCACCCTGTCCTCGGCGCACGACGTCACCTTGGCGCCGTTGCTCAGCGCCCTGGGGCTGGAGGAGCCGCACCTGCCGCGCTTCGCCGCAAGAGTGGTCTTTGAGCTGTGGAAGAGTCCGAAGAGGAGAGGCGGCGGTAAAGGCGCGAAGGGGAAAGACGGGGAGCCGTTCATCAGGTTGCTATACAACGGCGAGGACGTGACGTTTCACGCCAGCTTCTGTCGCTCCCACGAGCGCCGCGCCAAACAGCCGCTCTGCCCCCTGAAGAACTTCCTGTCTTTTGTCAGGAGGGACATGTTCGGCACAGTCAACGCCACTTCCTACCAGGAGGCGTGCTACGGGCGGCGCGGTTGA
- the LOC120828726 gene encoding solute carrier family 25 member 36-A isoform X2, producing MSQRDTLVHLFAGGCGGTVGAILTCPLEVVKTRLQSSSITLYVSEVQLSTVNGASVARMSPPGPLHFLKAIYFAAYSTAKEKLNGVLEPDSTQVHMVSAGMAGFTAITATNPIWLIKTRLQLDARNRGEQQMSAFECVRRVYRSEGLQGFYRGMSASYAGISETVIHFVIYENIKRRLLEAKAPPNMDEEEETSKNASDFVGMMLAAATSKTCATTIAYPHEVIRTRLREVGTKYNSFFQTLTTVPREEGYRALYRGLTTHLVRQIPNTAIMMCTYELVVYLLTG from the exons ATGAGTCAAAGAGACACTTTGGTTCATCTGTTCGCTGGAGG ATGTGGGGGCACGGTGGGAGCCATATTGACGTGTCCGCTGGAAGTAGTGAAGACCCGTCTGcagtcctcctccatcaccctctACGTGTCTGAGGTGCAGCTCAGTACGGTCAACGGGGCCAGCGTGGCCCGCATGTCCCCCCCGGGGCCCCTGCACTTCCTCAA AGCGATCTACTTCGCTGCCTACTCCACCGCCAAGGAGAAGCTGAACGGCGTGCTGGAGCCCGACTCCACACAGGTCCACATGGTGTCGGCAGGAATGGCAG gTTTTACAGCCATCACGGCAACCAATCCAATATGGCTGATAAAAACCCGTCTCCAGCTGGATGCGAG GAATCGAGGCGAGCAGCAGATGAGCGCGTTCGAGTGCGTGCGGCGGGTGTATCGGTCGGAGGGCCTGCAGGGCTTCTACCGGGGAATGTCTGCATCCTACGCCGGCATCTCAGAGACTGTGATCCACTTTGTGATCTATGAAAACATCAAGCGGCGCCTCCTGGAGGCCAAGGCGCCGCCCAAcatggacgaggaggaggagacgtccAAAAACGCTTCGGACTTTGTTGGGATGATGctcgccgccgccacctccaaGACCTGTGCCACTACTATCGCGTATCCTCATG AGGTGATCCGCACCCGGCTACGCGAGGTGGGCACCAAGTACAACTCGTTCTTCCAGACTCTAACGACGGTGCCCCGGGAGGAGGGCTACCGCGCCCTGTACCGCGGCCTCACCACCCACCTGGTGCGCCAGATCCCCAACACCGCCATCATGATGTGCACCTACGAGCTGGTGGTCTACCTGCTGACTGGTTAA
- the pxylp1 gene encoding 2-phosphoxylose phosphatase 1 isoform X2, protein MLARNRFLLLVLVGGAALAIISLSLQFWNLIPVAPTLEELPFQRAGGGGAAAPAKSRKRVFPAPHTEEPDPILEAYSYCNTPNRTEQAWEGHSPADYKLLSVQVMIRHGDRAPLYYIPKTKRPAIDCTLSASRKPSHQLLDSFIRHMAQGGRGHWEPPLGSVPRLPNHSACEMGELTQTGVVQHLRNGQLLHQAYARHRLLPPDWSPRQLWLETTGRSRTLQSGLAFLHGFLPDFDWSKVTARHQRSTLFCDAACDCPARNRHLEEEQRRQYRLRVGDAQLERTYADMAETLGLPTRQLRAANPIDSLLCQLCHDIPFPCAPAGAGGCLTMAQLAVIRRQQLDDGVDRRQAGLYHKYAVLAMYPYLNRTAARMERIARDNGAGRQARGGGEEVFTLSSAHDVTLAPLLSALGLEEPHLPRFAARVVFELWKSPKRRGGGKGAKGKDGEPFIRLLYNGEDVTFHASFCRSHERRAKQPLCPLKNFLSFVRRDMFGTVNATSYQEACYGRRG, encoded by the exons ATGCTGGCTCGCAaccgcttcctcctcctggtGCTGGTGGGCGGGGCGGCGCTGGCCATCATCAGCCTGAGCCTGCAGTTCT GGAACCTGATCCCTGTCGCTCCCACGCTGGAGGAGCTGCCCTTCCAGCGGGCGGGTGGAGGCGGTGCGGCGGCCCCGGCGAAGAGCAGAAAGAGGGTTTTCCCGGCGCCTCACACCGAGGAGCCCGACCCCATATTGGAGGCCTACAGCTACTGCAACACCCCCAACCGCACCGAGCAGGCCTGGGAGG GTCACAGTCCGGCTGACTACAAGCTGCTGTCCGTCCAAGTGATGATTCGCCATGGCGACCGCGCCCCGCTCTACTACATCCCCAAAACCAAGCGACCGGCCATCGACTGCACCCTCTCCGCCAGCAG GAAGCCCTCCCACCAGCTGCTGGACTCCTTCATCCGCCACATGGCCCAGGGGGGCCGCGGCCACTGGGAGCCCCCGCTGGGCTCCGTCCCCCGTCTGCCCAACCACAGCGCCTGCGAGATGGGGGAGCTCACGCAGACGG GTGTGGTGCAACACCTGCGCAACGggcagctcctccaccaggcCTACGCGCGCCACCGCCTCCTCCCGCCCGATTGGTCGCCCCGCCAGCTGTGGCTGGAGACCACGGGCAGGAGCCGCACCCTCCAGAGCGGACTGGCCTTCCTGCACGGCTTCCTGCCGGACTTCGACTGGAGCAAAGTGACGGCGCGCCACCAGCGGAGCACGCTGTTCTGCGACGCCGCCTGCGACTGCCCCGCCCGGAAccgccacctggaggaggagcagaggcggCAGTACCGGCTCCGGGTGGGCGACGCGCAGCTGGAGAGGACTTACGCCGACATGGCGGAGACGTTGGGCCTGCCCACCCGCCAGCTCCGGGCCGCCAACCCCATAGACTCGCTGCTGTGCCAGCTGTGCCACGACATTCCTTTCCCGTGCGCCCCCGCGGGCGCCGGCGGGTGTCTGACGATGGCGCAGTTGGCGGTGATCCGCCGACAGCAGCTGGACGACGGGGTGGATCGGAGACAAGCGGGGCTGTACCACAAGTACGCCGTCCTGGCCATGTACCCGTACCTCAACCGGACCGCCGCCAGGATGGAGCGCATCGCCAGGGACAACGGGGCTGGCCGGCAGGCCCGCGGGGGCGGCGAGGAGGTCTTCACCCTGTCCTCGGCGCACGACGTCACCTTGGCGCCGTTGCTCAGCGCCCTGGGGCTGGAGGAGCCGCACCTGCCGCGCTTCGCCGCAAGAGTGGTCTTTGAGCTGTGGAAGAGTCCGAAGAGGAGAGGCGGCGGTAAAGGCGCGAAGGGGAAAGACGGGGAGCCGTTCATCAGGTTGCTATACAACGGCGAGGACGTGACGTTTCACGCCAGCTTCTGTCGCTCCCACGAGCGCCGCGCCAAACAGCCGCTCTGCCCCCTGAAGAACTTCCTGTCTTTTGTCAGGAGGGACATGTTCGGCACAGTCAACGCCACTTCCTACCAGGAGGCGTGCTACGGGCGGCGCGGTTGA
- the LOC120828726 gene encoding solute carrier family 25 member 36-A isoform X1, translated as MSQRDTLVHLFAGGCGGTVGAILTCPLEVVKTRLQSSSITLYVSEVQLSTVNGASVARMSPPGPLHFLKLILEKEGPRSLFRGLGPTLVGVAPSRAIYFAAYSTAKEKLNGVLEPDSTQVHMVSAGMAGFTAITATNPIWLIKTRLQLDARNRGEQQMSAFECVRRVYRSEGLQGFYRGMSASYAGISETVIHFVIYENIKRRLLEAKAPPNMDEEEETSKNASDFVGMMLAAATSKTCATTIAYPHEVIRTRLREVGTKYNSFFQTLTTVPREEGYRALYRGLTTHLVRQIPNTAIMMCTYELVVYLLTG; from the exons ATGAGTCAAAGAGACACTTTGGTTCATCTGTTCGCTGGAGG ATGTGGGGGCACGGTGGGAGCCATATTGACGTGTCCGCTGGAAGTAGTGAAGACCCGTCTGcagtcctcctccatcaccctctACGTGTCTGAGGTGCAGCTCAGTACGGTCAACGGGGCCAGCGTGGCCCGCATGTCCCCCCCGGGGCCCCTGCACTTCCTCAA GTTGATCTTGGAGAAGGAGGGACCTCGCTCCCTCTTCAGGGGCCTGGGGCCGACCTTGGTGGGCGTGGCGCCTTCCAG AGCGATCTACTTCGCTGCCTACTCCACCGCCAAGGAGAAGCTGAACGGCGTGCTGGAGCCCGACTCCACACAGGTCCACATGGTGTCGGCAGGAATGGCAG gTTTTACAGCCATCACGGCAACCAATCCAATATGGCTGATAAAAACCCGTCTCCAGCTGGATGCGAG GAATCGAGGCGAGCAGCAGATGAGCGCGTTCGAGTGCGTGCGGCGGGTGTATCGGTCGGAGGGCCTGCAGGGCTTCTACCGGGGAATGTCTGCATCCTACGCCGGCATCTCAGAGACTGTGATCCACTTTGTGATCTATGAAAACATCAAGCGGCGCCTCCTGGAGGCCAAGGCGCCGCCCAAcatggacgaggaggaggagacgtccAAAAACGCTTCGGACTTTGTTGGGATGATGctcgccgccgccacctccaaGACCTGTGCCACTACTATCGCGTATCCTCATG AGGTGATCCGCACCCGGCTACGCGAGGTGGGCACCAAGTACAACTCGTTCTTCCAGACTCTAACGACGGTGCCCCGGGAGGAGGGCTACCGCGCCCTGTACCGCGGCCTCACCACCCACCTGGTGCGCCAGATCCCCAACACCGCCATCATGATGTGCACCTACGAGCTGGTGGTCTACCTGCTGACTGGTTAA